One genomic region from Sulfolobales archaeon encodes:
- a CDS encoding DUF1953 domain-containing protein translates to MISNMDDGRIKIYITHRLLKLRRDLNINSLAYKPMRTPNGVCGFWRGDRVLVLVKTRGIGKVVVRVDGRFIDYLTGEYVVNDVEIDSLPRILIRKK, encoded by the coding sequence ATGATCAGCAATATGGATGATGGCAGAATAAAAATCTATATAACCCATAGGCTTCTAAAGCTGAGAAGAGACCTCAACATAAATTCACTAGCATACAAGCCCATGAGAACACCAAATGGTGTATGTGGTTTCTGGAGAGGGGATAGGGTTTTGGTTTTAGTTAAGACCAGGGGTATTGGTAAGGTTGTTGTAAGGGTTGATGGTAGGTTCATCGATTACTTAACGGGAGAATATGTTGTGAACGATGTTGAGATAGATAGCCTACCCAGGATATTGATTAGGAAGAAATGA